The proteins below are encoded in one region of Paenibacillus sp. YYML68:
- a CDS encoding restriction endonuclease, with protein sequence MARTYYAEGRQIAYFFRGIFILGGLAIYFNIPGLHWGFFVGILFGSVLVAEILGSIWIRSRRQEKKSKKPQPKKGSATKSAHSATRRASKVCRADEIILTSRLDDLSGAEFERLLALYFRDQGYNVKEVGVGGNDGGVDLVIVDKRGEKTAVQAKCYADHNLVPVMTVRELVGAKRNHDCILSLLVTTSDLTPPAKKEAEQFKVDYWHGALVEQKLRAWGKWQPSKKPRPIEKDVTVAKSEMARGRKEAASTSSATCKCGAPMVRRKSKQGTEFLGCSKFPNCRHTTAIG encoded by the coding sequence ATGGCTAGAACGTATTATGCAGAGGGCAGGCAAATTGCATATTTCTTCAGAGGAATCTTCATTCTTGGCGGGTTAGCGATATACTTCAACATCCCAGGACTGCACTGGGGCTTCTTCGTAGGTATTCTATTCGGATCCGTTCTTGTGGCTGAGATCCTCGGATCGATATGGATACGCAGTAGACGTCAGGAGAAAAAGTCGAAGAAGCCGCAGCCGAAGAAGGGGTCTGCTACCAAGTCTGCTCACAGCGCAACTAGACGAGCGTCCAAGGTGTGCAGAGCCGACGAGATTATTCTTACAAGCAGGCTGGATGACCTGTCGGGCGCCGAGTTCGAACGGCTGCTTGCCCTTTATTTCCGCGATCAAGGCTACAATGTCAAGGAAGTGGGGGTAGGCGGGAATGATGGCGGGGTCGACCTCGTTATCGTGGATAAGCGTGGTGAGAAGACAGCGGTTCAAGCCAAGTGCTACGCCGATCATAACCTCGTTCCAGTCATGACCGTTCGTGAGCTGGTAGGGGCGAAGAGAAACCATGATTGTATACTGTCGTTGCTGGTGACAACATCTGACCTTACGCCGCCTGCCAAGAAGGAGGCGGAACAGTTCAAGGTGGACTACTGGCATGGCGCACTTGTGGAGCAGAAGTTACGGGCATGGGGCAAGTGGCAGCCAAGCAAGAAGCCGCGGCCGATCGAGAAGGACGTAACCGTAGCGAAGTCCGAGATGGCTCGAGGGAGGAAGGAAGCAGCCTCAACGAGCAGTGCGACATGTAAGTGCGGAGCTCCGATGGTGCGTAGGAAGAGTAAGCAGGGGACGGAGTTTCTGGGATGCAGCAAGTTCCCTAATTGTCGACATACGACAGCCATTGGCTAG